In Candidatus Rokuibacteriota bacterium, a genomic segment contains:
- a CDS encoding ATP-dependent Clp protease ATP-binding subunit: protein MFERFTERARRVIILAREEAGRFRHDFVGTEHILLGLIRDGEGIATAVLQRLGLRLETVKAEVERALAGFPKTLTFGEVPFTPQAKRVLELSIEEARQLGHNYIGTEHLLLGLMKEGQSIAAKILESLGARLDEVRQETLALLGDQYYPRPKKRSQTPVLDEFARDLTQLARENKLDPVIGRETEIERVIQILARRTKNNPVLIGEPGVGKTAIVEGLAQRIVGHEVPDVLAQKRLLQLDLGALVAGTKYRGQFEERLKAVMKEIRQSENVVLFLDELHTLIGAGAAEGAIDASNMLKPALSRGEIQTIGATTLDEYRKYIEKDGALERRFQPVIVRAPSVPESVEIIKGLRHKYEAHHRVKITDEAIDAAVKLADRYITDRQLPDKAIDVIDEASSRTRLMALTPPPEIKEIGKEVERVVREKDMYLEAQEFEKAASLREKEKLLRGRDEEMKREWDKRKGKGPQTVSEEDIEYIVSRWTGIPLSKLEEKESAKLARMEDALHGRIIGQEDAVVAVSRAIRRSRAGLKDSRRPVGSFVFLGPTGVGKTELARALAEYLFGDENALIRVDMSEYMEKFSVSRLLGAPPGYVGYEEGGYLTEKVRRRPYSVVLFDEIEKAHPDIFNMLLQVLDDGRLTDSVGHVVDFKNTILIMTSNLGTSFIGKRTAPGFLAEGDETTYERMKEKVLDELKRAFRPEFINRIDDIIVFHALSREHITAIVQLMVDRINKQLSDKGIQLEPTGAALDLLVQRGYDPTYGARQLRRTIQKYVEDPLAEAIVRGQFGDGARIEVDVEAGNFTFREIQIAEPRLALAER from the coding sequence GTGTTCGAGAGATTTACGGAGAGAGCGCGGCGGGTCATCATCCTGGCGAGGGAAGAGGCGGGCCGCTTCCGTCATGATTTCGTCGGGACCGAACACATCCTCCTGGGACTCATCAGGGACGGCGAAGGGATCGCGACGGCCGTCCTCCAGCGCCTCGGCCTCAGGCTCGAGACGGTCAAGGCCGAGGTGGAGCGGGCGCTGGCCGGGTTCCCGAAGACCCTGACATTCGGCGAGGTGCCTTTCACGCCTCAGGCCAAGCGGGTCCTCGAGCTCAGCATCGAGGAAGCGCGCCAGCTCGGGCACAACTACATCGGCACCGAGCACCTCCTCCTGGGTCTCATGAAGGAGGGGCAGTCCATCGCGGCGAAGATCCTCGAATCCCTCGGCGCGCGCCTCGACGAGGTCCGCCAGGAGACGCTTGCGCTCCTGGGAGACCAGTACTACCCGCGTCCCAAGAAGCGCTCGCAGACGCCGGTGCTCGACGAGTTCGCCCGCGATCTGACGCAGCTGGCCCGCGAGAACAAGCTCGACCCGGTCATCGGGCGGGAGACGGAGATCGAGCGCGTCATCCAGATCCTCGCCCGGCGGACCAAGAACAACCCGGTCCTCATCGGCGAGCCCGGCGTCGGCAAGACGGCCATCGTCGAGGGGCTCGCCCAGCGCATCGTGGGCCACGAGGTGCCAGACGTGCTGGCGCAGAAGCGGCTCCTGCAGCTCGACCTGGGCGCCCTCGTCGCCGGCACGAAGTACCGCGGGCAGTTCGAGGAGCGGCTGAAGGCCGTCATGAAGGAGATCCGCCAGTCGGAGAACGTGGTGCTCTTCCTCGACGAGCTGCACACGCTGATCGGGGCGGGCGCCGCGGAAGGCGCGATCGACGCGTCGAACATGCTCAAGCCGGCGCTGTCGCGGGGCGAGATCCAGACCATCGGCGCGACGACGCTGGATGAGTACCGCAAGTACATCGAGAAGGACGGCGCCCTCGAGCGCCGCTTCCAGCCCGTTATCGTCCGCGCCCCTTCGGTGCCGGAGTCCGTGGAGATCATCAAGGGACTGCGCCACAAGTACGAGGCGCACCACCGGGTCAAGATCACGGACGAGGCGATCGACGCCGCCGTCAAGCTCGCCGACCGCTACATCACGGACCGGCAGCTGCCTGACAAGGCCATCGACGTCATCGACGAGGCCTCCTCACGTACCAGGCTGATGGCGCTGACGCCGCCGCCCGAGATCAAGGAGATCGGCAAGGAGGTCGAGCGCGTCGTCCGCGAGAAGGACATGTACCTGGAGGCCCAGGAGTTCGAGAAGGCCGCGTCTCTCCGGGAGAAAGAGAAGCTGCTCCGCGGGCGGGACGAGGAGATGAAGCGCGAGTGGGACAAGCGCAAGGGCAAGGGGCCCCAGACGGTCAGCGAGGAGGATATCGAGTACATCGTCTCACGTTGGACGGGGATCCCGCTGTCCAAGCTCGAGGAGAAGGAGTCGGCGAAGCTCGCCCGGATGGAGGACGCGCTCCACGGGCGCATCATCGGCCAGGAGGACGCGGTTGTCGCCGTGTCCCGCGCGATCCGCAGGTCGCGGGCAGGTCTCAAGGACAGCCGGCGGCCCGTGGGCTCGTTCGTGTTCCTCGGCCCGACGGGCGTGGGCAAGACGGAGCTGGCCCGGGCGCTGGCCGAGTACCTCTTCGGCGACGAAAACGCTCTCATCCGAGTGGACATGTCCGAGTACATGGAGAAGTTTTCCGTGTCGCGCCTGCTGGGGGCGCCTCCCGGCTACGTTGGCTACGAAGAGGGCGGTTACCTGACGGAGAAGGTGCGGCGCCGCCCGTATTCGGTCGTGCTCTTCGACGAAATCGAAAAAGCCCACCCGGATATCTTCAACATGCTGCTTCAGGTGCTGGACGACGGGCGCCTGACCGATTCGGTGGGTCACGTGGTGGATTTCAAGAACACCATCCTGATCATGACGTCGAACCTGGGGACCAGCTTCATCGGCAAGCGGACGGCTCCTGGGTTCCTGGCGGAAGGGGATGAGACGACCTACGAGCGGATGAAGGAAAAGGTGCTGGACGAGTTGAAGCGTGCGTTCCGGCCGGAGTTCATCAACCGGATCGACGACATCATCGTGTTCCATGCCCTTTCCCGGGAGCATATCACCGCGATCGTGCAGCTCATGGTCGACCGCATCAACAAGCAGCTGTCGGACAAGGGCATCCAACTCGAGCCCACCGGGGCTGCGCTGGACCTCCTCGTCCAGAGGGGATACGACCCGACCTACGGGGCGCGCCAGCTGAGGCGGACGATCCAAAAGTACGTCGAGGATCCGCTCGCCGAGGCGATCGTGCGCGGGCAGTTCGGGGACGGCGCGCGGATCGAGGTGGATGTCGAGGCGGGTAATTTCACCTTCCGCGAGATTCAGATCGCCGAGCCGAGGCTCGCGCTGGCGGAACGCTAG
- a CDS encoding ABC transporter ATP-binding protein — protein sequence MSEALVAARELEREYRVGPETVRVLRGVSLSVNAGESVALIGASGVGKSTLLHLLGGLDRPTAGQVLFAGEDMYARSESALARLRRTEIAFIFQFYNLLGEMTALENAMMPALLQRLPAAQARERGAAALHEVGLGDRLGHRPGELSGGEQQRVAIARALVAQPRLVLADEPTGNLDPKASEVIWDLFLRLQAERGLAFVVATHNHDLARKADRGYRLLEGRAVAWS from the coding sequence ATGAGTGAGGCGCTGGTCGCGGCGCGCGAGCTTGAGCGGGAGTACCGGGTCGGCCCCGAGACCGTGCGGGTGCTGCGGGGCGTGAGCCTGTCGGTCAACGCCGGGGAGAGCGTCGCCCTGATCGGCGCCTCGGGGGTCGGGAAATCCACGCTGCTCCATCTCCTGGGCGGGCTCGATCGGCCTACGGCCGGGCAGGTGCTCTTCGCGGGCGAGGACATGTACGCCCGCTCGGAGAGCGCCCTGGCCCGGCTCCGGCGCACCGAGATCGCGTTCATCTTCCAGTTCTACAATCTCTTGGGCGAGATGACCGCGCTCGAGAACGCGATGATGCCGGCCTTGCTCCAGCGCCTGCCGGCCGCCCAGGCCCGGGAGCGCGGAGCGGCAGCTCTCCACGAGGTCGGGTTGGGCGACAGGCTCGGCCACCGCCCGGGCGAGCTGTCGGGCGGGGAGCAGCAGCGGGTCGCCATTGCCCGCGCGCTCGTCGCCCAGCCCCGACTGGTCCTGGCCGACGAGCCCACGGGGAACCTCGACCCCAAGGCCAGCGAGGTGATCTGGGACCTCTTCCTGAGACTGCAGGCGGAACGGGGCCTGGCCTTCGTCGTAGCCACCCACAACCACGATCTGGCCCGCAAGGCCGACCGCGGATACCGGCTGTTGGAGGGGCGGGCGGTTGCCTGGAGCTGA
- a CDS encoding FtsX-like permease family protein — MPGRGLPFELFLALRYLRARGQRANLSLFVWIGVGGVFLGVSALIVVLAVMTGFQDGIKDRIIAANPHILLVERGGRGVAGASEVASRVRSIRGVLSATPFVVQQALFTGQGRGATGGLLRGVDLASPTVRAQLAGEVKTGSLDPLLRASGEPALLLGRELARTLGVVPGDHVTLISPESAMTGVGLVPKMRRFEVAGYVEVGLYEYDVSLAYTGIAAAQEFAGLGDRVSGVEVKLDDPFDAKEVGRRIAAVVGPGLWIRDWMGMNRNLFAALQLEKLALFVIVTIIVLVAGFAIIGHLILLVAEKRKEIGILKAMGASAGSIGSVFLAVGMAIGLVGTAAGSLFGLALIWVQNTYKIIRLAGDVYQIDHLPMKLTGLDFALVTSATLLISFLATLSPARRAARLDPVEVLRYE, encoded by the coding sequence ATGCCCGGCCGAGGTCTCCCCTTCGAGCTGTTCCTGGCGCTTCGCTATCTCCGCGCGCGAGGGCAACGCGCCAACCTCTCGCTCTTCGTCTGGATCGGCGTGGGAGGCGTCTTCCTGGGCGTCAGCGCCCTCATCGTCGTGCTGGCCGTGATGACCGGGTTCCAGGACGGCATCAAGGACAGGATCATCGCAGCGAACCCTCACATCCTGCTCGTCGAGCGGGGCGGCCGCGGGGTCGCCGGGGCCTCTGAGGTCGCCTCGCGGGTGCGATCCATACGCGGGGTGCTCTCGGCCACGCCCTTCGTGGTACAGCAGGCGCTGTTCACCGGCCAAGGCCGCGGCGCGACGGGCGGGCTCCTGCGTGGCGTCGATCTCGCGTCGCCCACCGTCCGGGCGCAGCTCGCGGGCGAGGTCAAGACGGGAAGCCTCGACCCGCTGCTGCGCGCATCGGGAGAGCCCGCCCTCCTCCTGGGACGAGAGCTGGCGAGAACGCTCGGCGTGGTTCCCGGCGATCACGTAACGCTCATCTCGCCCGAGAGCGCCATGACGGGGGTCGGGCTCGTTCCCAAGATGCGGCGATTCGAAGTGGCGGGTTATGTCGAGGTGGGGCTGTACGAGTACGACGTCTCACTGGCTTACACCGGGATCGCGGCCGCCCAGGAGTTCGCGGGGCTCGGCGATCGGGTCTCCGGGGTCGAGGTGAAGCTCGACGACCCCTTCGACGCCAAGGAGGTCGGGCGGCGCATCGCCGCGGTCGTCGGGCCCGGGCTCTGGATCCGCGATTGGATGGGGATGAACCGCAACCTCTTCGCGGCGCTCCAGCTCGAGAAGCTGGCTCTCTTCGTCATCGTCACGATCATCGTGCTGGTCGCGGGTTTCGCCATCATCGGCCACCTGATCCTGCTCGTGGCGGAGAAGCGCAAGGAGATCGGCATCCTCAAGGCCATGGGCGCCAGCGCGGGGAGCATCGGGAGCGTCTTCCTGGCGGTCGGGATGGCGATCGGCCTCGTCGGCACAGCGGCCGGCAGTCTCTTCGGCCTGGCGTTGATCTGGGTCCAGAACACCTACAAGATCATCCGGCTGGCGGGTGACGTGTACCAGATCGACCACCTTCCCATGAAGCTGACCGGGCTCGACTTCGCGCTTGTCACGAGCGCGACGCTGCTGATCTCGTTCCTGGCGACGCTGTCCCCGGCGCGCCGGGCCGCTCGGCTGGACCCGGTCGAGGTGCTCCGGTATGAGTGA
- the lysS gene encoding lysine--tRNA ligase, with the protein MAAAQPEGPLPERPQPETNDLIRRRLEKLEALRAGGIDPFGQRFAVTHWAGEIGRRFHAAGDDLLKQAGPVVVAGRVVALRHHGKTCFAHLRDQSGQIQLYARADGLGECYALFTSLDVGDFIGVTGELFRTRTGELTVVVRSFEFLAKSLRPLPEKWHGLKDVETRYRRRYVDLVMNPQVREVFVIKSRLIREMRAFLDARGFLEVETPMMQPIPGGAAAKPFVTHHNALDMTLYLRIAPELYLKRLVVGGLDRVYEINRSFRNEGISTQHNPEFTMLEFYQAYADYEDLMTLTEEMLAHLGREILGATTLRYQGEEVSLAGPWRRLQFFDAISGAVGAAVGPETPPAALRKAAVAAGVPEPKAGAGAVGLWKDVFDTLVEPTLVQPTFITDFPIELSPLSKRKAGDPRLVDRFELFICRREIANAYSELNDPVDQRRRFEEQARERERGDEEAHWMDEDFVRALEYGMPPTAGEGIGIDRLAMLFTDSPSIRDVILFPHLRPERGQAGQPAPDDEEGEG; encoded by the coding sequence GTGGCCGCCGCGCAGCCGGAGGGACCCCTGCCCGAGAGGCCCCAGCCGGAGACAAATGATCTCATTCGACGGCGCCTCGAGAAGCTGGAGGCGCTGCGCGCCGGCGGGATCGACCCGTTCGGGCAGCGTTTCGCGGTCACGCACTGGGCAGGCGAAATCGGGCGCCGCTTTCACGCCGCGGGTGACGACCTGCTCAAGCAGGCCGGCCCCGTGGTCGTCGCCGGGCGGGTGGTCGCGCTCAGACACCACGGGAAGACCTGCTTCGCGCACCTGCGCGACCAGTCAGGGCAGATACAGCTCTACGCCCGGGCGGACGGGCTCGGCGAGTGCTACGCGCTCTTCACCAGCCTCGACGTCGGCGACTTCATCGGCGTGACGGGCGAGCTTTTCCGGACTCGCACTGGCGAGCTGACCGTCGTCGTTCGGAGCTTCGAGTTCCTCGCCAAGTCGCTCCGACCGCTGCCGGAGAAATGGCACGGGCTCAAGGACGTCGAGACGCGGTACCGGCGCCGCTACGTCGACCTCGTGATGAACCCCCAGGTCCGCGAGGTCTTCGTGATCAAGAGCCGGCTGATTCGAGAGATGCGCGCCTTTCTGGATGCGCGCGGCTTCCTCGAGGTCGAGACCCCGATGATGCAGCCCATTCCCGGTGGAGCGGCGGCCAAGCCCTTCGTGACGCACCACAACGCGTTGGACATGACGCTCTACCTGCGCATCGCCCCCGAGCTGTATCTCAAGCGCCTGGTTGTCGGCGGGCTCGACCGCGTCTACGAGATCAACCGGAGCTTCCGGAACGAGGGGATCTCGACGCAGCACAACCCCGAGTTCACGATGCTGGAGTTCTACCAGGCCTACGCGGACTACGAGGATCTCATGACCCTGACGGAGGAGATGCTCGCGCATCTCGGGCGCGAGATCCTCGGAGCGACCACGCTACGGTACCAGGGCGAAGAGGTGAGCCTCGCGGGCCCGTGGCGACGCCTGCAGTTCTTCGATGCGATCTCCGGGGCCGTCGGTGCCGCCGTCGGCCCGGAGACCCCTCCAGCCGCCTTGCGGAAGGCGGCGGTGGCGGCGGGCGTGCCGGAGCCCAAGGCGGGGGCGGGCGCCGTCGGCCTGTGGAAGGACGTCTTCGACACGCTCGTCGAGCCGACCCTGGTCCAGCCAACCTTCATCACCGACTTCCCCATCGAGCTCTCGCCGCTGTCCAAGCGCAAGGCCGGCGACCCGCGGTTGGTGGACCGCTTCGAGCTGTTCATCTGCCGGCGGGAGATCGCCAACGCCTACTCGGAGCTCAACGACCCGGTAGACCAGCGCCGCCGCTTCGAGGAGCAGGCGCGCGAGCGCGAGCGCGGCGATGAGGAAGCGCACTGGATGGACGAGGACTTCGTCCGCGCCCTCGAGTACGGCATGCCGCCGACGGCAGGCGAGGGGATCGGCATCGACCGGCTGGCCATGCTCTTCACCGACTCGCCGTCGATCCGCGACGTGATTCTGTTCCCGCACCTGCGCCCCGAGCGCGGCCAGGCTGGCCAGCCTGCGCCCGACGATGAAGAGGGCGAGGGCTGA
- the prfB gene encoding peptide chain release factor 2 (programmed frameshift) has protein sequence MLGDLKRDLAEVEKRVLDLRGHLDLETKETRIAVIDQEMSAPAFWEDSRKAQALVQERADLARTVGRFKDLGGQAEDLRVLWEMATEAGDEGETAGLEQALAALRKALEAFSVKIVLSGPQDRKNVILSIHPGAGGTESQDWAQMLMRMYLRWAERTGFKAEVVDLLPGEEAGIKSATIEITGEYAYGYLKSEIGVHRLIRISPFDASKRRHTSFASVSVIPEVEDVEVVVKDEEIRVDVYRSSGPGGQGVNTADSAVRITHLPTGIVVACQNERSQLRNRDTAMRVLKARLYQVYEKKQREELAELTGEKKDSAFGSQIRTYTFHPYQIIKDHRTGVEIGKVDAVMDGEIDPFIEAYLASGKSA, from the exons ATGCTAGGCGACCTGAAGCGCGACCTCGCCGAGGTCGAGAAGCGCGTGCTGGACCTTCGGGGGCACCTT GACCTGGAGACCAAGGAGACGCGCATCGCAGTGATCGACCAGGAGATGTCCGCCCCGGCCTTCTGGGAAGACAGCCGCAAGGCTCAGGCGCTCGTGCAGGAGCGCGCGGATCTGGCCAGGACGGTTGGACGCTTCAAGGATCTCGGGGGGCAGGCCGAGGACCTCCGCGTGCTCTGGGAGATGGCGACCGAGGCGGGGGACGAAGGCGAGACCGCCGGTCTCGAGCAGGCGTTGGCCGCCCTCAGGAAGGCCCTCGAAGCCTTCTCCGTCAAGATCGTGCTCTCTGGGCCCCAGGATCGGAAGAACGTCATCCTCTCGATACATCCGGGCGCGGGCGGCACCGAATCCCAGGACTGGGCGCAGATGCTCATGCGCATGTACTTGAGATGGGCCGAGCGCACGGGGTTCAAGGCCGAAGTCGTGGATCTGCTGCCGGGCGAAGAGGCGGGCATCAAGTCCGCGACCATCGAGATCACGGGCGAATACGCGTACGGATACCTGAAAAGCGAGATCGGCGTGCATCGGCTCATCCGGATTTCGCCCTTCGACGCCTCGAAGCGTCGCCATACGTCCTTCGCCTCGGTGTCGGTCATCCCCGAGGTCGAAGACGTCGAGGTCGTCGTGAAGGACGAGGAGATCCGCGTGGACGTCTACCGCTCCTCGGGCCCGGGCGGGCAGGGAGTCAACACCGCCGACTCGGCCGTCCGGATCACGCACCTGCCGACGGGCATCGTGGTTGCCTGCCAGAACGAGCGCTCCCAGCTCCGCAACCGCGACACGGCGATGCGCGTCCTCAAGGCGAGGCTGTACCAGGTCTACGAGAAGAAGCAGCGCGAGGAGCTGGCGGAGCTGACGGGCGAGAAGAAGGACAGCGCCTTCGGCAGCCAGATTCGGACCTACACCTTCCATCCGTACCAGATCATCAAGGACCATAGGACGGGGGTCGAGATCGGCAAGGTCGACGCCGTCATGGACGGCGAAATCGACCCCTTCATCGAGGCGTATCTCGCCTCGGGAAAGTCGGCCTAG
- the lnt gene encoding apolipoprotein N-acyltransferase — protein MSGVAGALAFPTTDWSMLAWVWLVPAFLCALERSPREALADGWLAGTAFFVVLLRWLDHTFQSYSAIPWPVTWLPILALAAYCGLYTGLVCAAIGRLRGRLGDGWALAVAPALWVAGEWIRDWLMGGFPWGLLGYSQHLALPVIQIAEIGGVYIVSMLLVAVNAAIAGLCVLGRRRAAPGLASVALLLMGSLAFGWWTLSHEFGPAADRALRFVEIAVIQPSVEQSQKWDPAYQARTLDLYESLTRQAARTKPAVILWPETAAPIFLRGDPALLRRLVALSREIEVPVLVGSVDQLPGPRDQFLNSAFLLGDQGITAKYDKIHLVPFGEYVPLAGVFGFVRQWAEFISDFAAGSRQTVFPLPGAPFGIVICYEVIFPDLFRGFVVGGASFMANITNDAWFGRTSGPWQHLGMLPLRAVENRVAVVRAANTGISGFVGPDGRVGRTLPLFERGFLSARIPLRSRTTLYTRFGDWLVHLCLGLSAAAWIAASVRKPPATC, from the coding sequence CTGTCGGGGGTCGCCGGGGCCTTGGCGTTCCCGACGACGGACTGGTCGATGCTGGCCTGGGTCTGGCTGGTGCCCGCCTTCCTCTGCGCTCTAGAGCGTTCGCCCAGAGAGGCCCTCGCCGACGGATGGCTCGCCGGCACGGCGTTCTTTGTCGTGCTCCTTCGCTGGCTCGACCACACCTTCCAGAGCTACAGCGCCATCCCGTGGCCGGTGACGTGGCTTCCGATCCTCGCGCTGGCGGCCTACTGCGGTCTGTATACAGGGCTCGTGTGCGCCGCCATCGGGCGCCTGCGCGGCCGCCTCGGCGACGGCTGGGCGCTCGCAGTGGCGCCCGCGCTCTGGGTGGCGGGGGAGTGGATCCGCGACTGGCTCATGGGCGGATTTCCGTGGGGCCTGCTGGGCTACTCTCAGCACCTGGCGCTCCCGGTGATTCAGATCGCCGAGATCGGCGGTGTCTACATCGTGTCGATGCTTCTCGTGGCCGTGAACGCGGCCATCGCGGGGCTCTGTGTCCTCGGCAGGCGACGGGCGGCTCCGGGCCTCGCGTCGGTCGCCCTTCTGCTGATGGGTTCGCTCGCCTTCGGCTGGTGGACTCTGTCGCACGAGTTCGGCCCCGCTGCCGACCGGGCGCTGCGCTTCGTCGAGATCGCCGTGATCCAACCCTCCGTCGAGCAGAGCCAGAAGTGGGACCCCGCGTACCAGGCACGGACCCTGGACCTTTACGAGAGCCTGACGCGCCAGGCAGCCAGGACGAAACCGGCCGTCATCCTCTGGCCGGAGACCGCCGCGCCTATCTTCCTTCGCGGCGATCCCGCCCTGCTCAGAAGGCTCGTGGCGCTGTCCCGGGAGATCGAAGTGCCGGTGCTGGTCGGCTCCGTCGACCAGCTGCCGGGCCCCCGAGATCAGTTTCTGAACAGCGCTTTTCTACTGGGAGATCAGGGGATTACGGCCAAGTATGATAAGATTCACCTCGTACCGTTCGGCGAGTATGTACCCCTTGCCGGGGTCTTCGGCTTCGTCAGACAGTGGGCGGAGTTCATCTCTGATTTCGCGGCCGGCAGCCGCCAGACGGTGTTCCCGCTGCCCGGGGCGCCGTTCGGCATCGTGATCTGTTACGAGGTGATCTTCCCCGATCTGTTCAGGGGCTTCGTGGTTGGAGGCGCGAGCTTCATGGCCAACATCACCAACGACGCGTGGTTCGGACGGACAAGCGGCCCTTGGCAGCACCTGGGCATGCTTCCGCTCCGCGCTGTCGAGAACCGAGTGGCCGTTGTCCGGGCGGCAAACACGGGCATCTCGGGCTTCGTGGGCCCGGACGGACGCGTAGGGCGGACGCTGCCGCTGTTCGAGCGCGGCTTCCTCTCCGCCCGGATCCCGCTCCGGTCGCGAACGACCCTGTACACGCGGTTCGGCGACTGGCTCGTACACCTGTGCCTTGGGTTGTCCGCCGCGGCGTGGATCGCCGCTTCCGTCCGGAAGCCTCCGGCGACATGCTAG
- a CDS encoding metallophosphoesterase family protein — translation MRYAVLSDVHGNLEALSTVLADAASEGALGILCLGDTVGYGADPAPCIELLGERSTRMVAGNHEHGALGLLDVRWFNAAARAAALWTRDRLGADHQNFLSALPLASTIGEATCVHASPRRPEEWDYLLSAEDGFQAFGDFTTRLCFVGHSHRPGVWSLGSSGPAYEDLAGPAFHDRRIPFHDGRRYIINVGSVGQPRDRDPRAAYVLWDEDERSVTLRRVTYDHKAAAAKILRAGLPRALADRLAYGV, via the coding sequence GTGCGATACGCGGTGCTCTCCGACGTGCACGGCAACCTGGAAGCTCTCTCGACCGTGCTGGCCGACGCGGCTTCCGAGGGAGCCCTCGGAATTCTGTGCCTGGGTGACACGGTCGGGTACGGCGCTGATCCCGCTCCCTGCATCGAGCTCTTGGGCGAGCGGTCCACGCGGATGGTCGCGGGCAACCACGAGCACGGTGCGTTGGGCTTGCTGGACGTCCGCTGGTTCAACGCAGCAGCACGCGCGGCGGCCCTCTGGACTCGCGACCGCCTGGGCGCGGACCACCAGAATTTTCTCTCCGCGCTCCCCCTCGCGTCGACCATCGGCGAGGCGACCTGCGTCCACGCGAGCCCGCGGCGCCCGGAGGAGTGGGACTATCTCCTCTCGGCGGAGGACGGGTTCCAGGCGTTCGGTGACTTCACGACACGTCTGTGCTTCGTCGGGCACTCGCATCGACCGGGCGTCTGGTCGCTGGGCTCGAGCGGGCCGGCGTACGAGGACCTGGCCGGCCCGGCTTTCCATGATCGCCGCATTCCCTTCCACGACGGGCGGCGGTATATCATCAACGTCGGCAGTGTCGGGCAGCCCCGCGACCGCGATCCTCGGGCCGCGTACGTCCTGTGGGACGAGGACGAGCGAAGCGTCACGCTTCGCCGCGTGACGTACGATCACAAGGCGGCGGCGGCCAAAATCCTCCGGGCCGGGCTCCCGCGCGCGCTCGCCGACCGCCTCGCGTACGGGGTGTAG